The genomic window tagtttcattttaaatatcagatgatttaaaatgaaactagaTGAGTTTAATTCggtgttgtaattttttttcatataatactacGTGTGtggatgtatatatataaggaaAACACCAGATGCTTTATATTATAGCTGCGAACATCAGCTCAGAGTTATCGTATTGTAAACCGTTTTAATACAATAGTGTTAAATAGTGTACGAAGGAGCTACCAATACCCATACAAAAAACTCAAAACacagcaaaaacaaaaaaaaccacctcgaaataaaaaaatgtactaCATTGCCTATACTATGTAGCTGACAAACGacggttttatttttaaaaatgtcgtATTGATTAAGTTTTTGTGAGCTTTTCTTTGTAACTGAAAAATgcacaaacaatatttttttcaaattgtagtAAATATCTACATGAATAAAGCTCATTAATAAGTAGTACATACTTTTAAAAGACTTTTGAATGGaaattgaagaataaaaaaatcttgcttttcttcatttattactttttttttaaaagaaattacaaatctcATATCATTCAGTCATTCAACATTACAAGTTTTATCTGTACTGTACCGCTAGCGGAGCTAAACAATTGTCTAATACATAGTCATCTATCAAATAACTGTATCCAACGTAcgttaaaacaataatattaacAACTATAAACATTATTATTTACACTTTACAATAACATTCCATttacttttcaaagaaataaacattgaattaatagtgtacattgtaattttaaaaaagaaccacAATTTATTGAGTAGCAAGATGCATATTTCAATGTAATTAAATGCGCACATTAAATAAAACTCCATTTgaactttataatttttcatatttccgttttattttaatcaaaaatcaTAATAATAGTGCCTTTTCACAgcctgtataaatattttttgtgttaagAAATGATGAAAAAAGAACAACTACTCTGATAGTCTATTTTAaggtgcatttaaaaaaaagacatattGTTGCTCGCAATGAGATGGATTTTAGTTCACAATTTTTTCGTCagcaaaagaaatgaaaaaaagaatatttgataGATTAACTGGAGCAACATAGACTTATCATCTGTAACGTCAAAACTAGTGGAATTTGCTActtgatttattgataataCTGCCTTAcgtgtatttacattttaatatgaTAGTTTTAAAAGTCTAGTCAATTGTTGAAAACACTTTGGAAAAGTagatattatatatcatatatgtaaCTTCTTGTGGATGCGATATAATGTATgaatataaatcataaattaaGCTAGTCATGAACAAAGACAACAGGCACTCTGATCCTTTATACGTGTAGATATTACTACTGgtatatattaaatgaaaattcaggctttataattgtttcttacttttttctcataatattgataaacagtttttacTGTAAATTCGATTCTTTACtccgcggctatgttaaggctgtccaaagctaaatatatatcgaaaaatgatactattttaattatcgaaaaatactttaaccgagcgagtttctttaaacttttattacatttattaatagtgatatccaatactatatttgatgtatttttgtgacgtcatatatttttcttaagcacgtgacgggtgtattctaactcggtaaataatctataaaaatcgcattggcgcaagtgaataatgacattaaatcaaaaatatttttatgaaaaatccttcgataagtaatgtactttgcagttcttgctgggggttcatataaatatttcgtttatttgaaatattgtcaaaacatttcgcacTGCCATCTAAACtaggcacatttttaccttttaggcttgatttacacaaaatcgggtcaatcggtaggtttcccccagcaagattcacattggtacttattttctctcccgatttcacgtaaaatatactaagattgtttttatctttcacttgcgccaagccgttttttatatgcatatacatatcaccattcattagattacacgtagcaggggggggggggggggtcacaaaACCATTCCTttatgagtatttttttttatctattacgaagctttaaaaccgttgatttttttatactccatatcggtgatattgaatttagtatcactagtatttacaacagtgtctatgcacaatgaatatcacttattacgttacAATACATTCCCAaagaacgatcgaaaggaatgcagatcgtgacgtcaaagttaactatgacgtcatatcttatgaagtacagacaagtgactttctacatatcgctgtgaaattaatcagacagccttaacatagccgcgtcaAATATGAAACGTTGAAATTGTTTTAACACATATATACCACCACTGTAAAAGCACTCCtaaattgtaaattgtaatgAAAAGAAACTGCTTGGGAACACTATCTATGAGTTCTTTTTaagtttctttttctctttttctcgGTCAGATTGAAATGGTGAGGAAAAGATCCGCTTGATCAAATTAATAATTCCACCTTGAGGATTATGTTCACCATCATCAACTATTGCATCAGCAGGAATACCAATAGACTGAATTTCCATTCTTGCTGAAAGATAATTGGCACCaaacttttcaaaatctttatcaaTTTCAGCCATATGCTTGAATTCATTCAGCATTTCTATTCGACGTTGATACCCTTGATGTCTCTCCATGTCTTCAGCCTGAATCATTTGGTCCAAATGTTCAACTGTAGAGAGAGGATCAGGTCTTAAGGCTATTTCCTTTAGCCTGCTTTTGcaattattcatttttgtcaTCATTCCATTGACATATGCGAATAGATGTTCAACATCTTTTGATAGGTTTGCGATAAAGGATTCGTGAGTCAGTTTAGACCCTATAGCTTTCTCGTATTTCTGTTTCATTTCTGTataagtttttttaattttgtccgTCACATAAATGAACTTATATCGTGCATTTTTGTGTTCTTTCCATATACATTTCTTAATGCATACCGTGCAGTAACCGTCCTTCATGGCAGCGCATCCACTTTTATTATCGTCATCTGCAATTTTACAATCATCATGACATGTAAAATTGCATTGTAGGCAGTTTGTTACATGGTGCCCCTGGTCCAGGTTTACCAACATTTGTTTAGTTTCTTCCACCTCATATTCAAAATCTTTATTGCTTTCTAtgtcatttttgtgttttttaaatatttctaattcgTCTCGAAGCTCCGACAGTTTAGTTAGCCCCGCCTTAACTTGAGGGAGAATGGCAgatagtattgtttttatttcttctctTTCATCTAAAACAGCCTTTGTTAGAGTGAGActtcttgttttaaatttagaaattgtatcgaaaaaaattttaaaacttgtaCATCCCATCTTCCAAAACATGGGAGACAATGACGTCTTTGGTATATTTGTGTTTTCTGCAAACAATGCGGAGTTgttaaattgaaagttggaaccGAATGGAAGATCAGCTTCTTTTAAAGAGGCAAGAACGGGAGGATCTGCACCATCAGCAAATGTGAttaatgtacaaatatttgattcaatGTCTTTGCCAAATAACGACATAATTGCACTAAATATGTACTTCTGCGAAACGGTCAGGCGTGCGTCTGGAGCTTTTACGATGAAACAAACAGCATCAAGGTAAGTAACTCCTTTAGCCCctgtttttgaaaacaattcccgAATTTGACCAATGGTACGTTGATCTCTCTCTATTCCTCTTGTATCTCCAAATCCCGGTGTATCGATGATGTTTAAAGAATATTCTAATCGACTGCCGGCTCTAGGCATTATCTTATAAACTGTGATCCATTCTGTTTGAGATACAGCCTACaaaataacaaattgataaagaacaaaaagctttaattttgaatattgtatGTCGCTGGTACATTTGTGGTCATGTGACTTTTGAATATCGGACGCGAATCCTTTACTATTTTTCTCTGTTCAATAAAAACGGTACTAATTCCGACTTACGTGTAAcctgttattgtttatttaagcATTTCAGTGATATTTGCAGTGcaaaattaaagataatttaaaaaagctCCTTTTCACTTAGTTAACATTCGCTTTTGATAATGTGATGCATTATAAATCATATCAttctcttctttaaaaataaataaaaattgtgatttgttaaaaaatgattttgttgagTTTATAGTAAGTTAAACACAgtacaatataaataaattaaaatgtcatgtagttaaattcttatgaaattgaatgaaatcaataaatataataaaattttaaaattaaaaaaaaatcccacttGACAATAGTTGCCCACATCACATCGAACCTACCATTTGAATCTCCTTTCAGTGGAATGCAAAATGAAATAGACCTCGCTGTGCAAATGggttactttttaaaatattgcaattGGCTGTACTGATATTAATACATATTCACTTTTTATTACCTGCAGATTCTGAAATGAATTCTAACTGCTGATTTAATGTAATTTCCGAtctattttaatgtaaaaatagcAGTTTTAAATCATCTTTTACATGTAAGACAAATATTTGCAACACTTATCTGACGAATTCTAAAACGAAATTGTATTGTTTAAGTGTGAATAAAATTTAGCAGCACAATTGTCATGACCCCGTTATGtgaattgaaataatgaaaatatgacCGTGGGTTTTAGATAAACTGATGTTTAAGTATATTTGacgtaagaaaaaaattgataaaaatcctgCATGACGTCATCATATTTGATCTTTATTATGACCTTCATATTTAATGGCCATAAGGTATAAACGCTGGTGTTGGTTGTTTCTAAAACGCAGGTTATAAATATGAACGGAACACAggttatacatttttaaatgatagaagGCTTCATTGCACGAAAATCAATTTAACAGTCAAAAatacaagttttaaaattattaaaatacgGTCGTGAAAATTTGTGGGTatgatttatactttttttcaaagataatggcattaaaagaacttttacattttattgagaCAAAATTCTGTGTATttgaaaaacattcaaataattaatttcatctATAGATacagatatagatatatacaaaaaatctaataaatctgaaattatatcacaatcatttcaatttgaatgtcgattaaattcaatttgattATAGTTAAAATGATCATTGTTTAACAATTGTACCTGATTTTCCATTTTGTTTTCCTCTTTTTCCAGCTGTATTAGGGTAAATCTATAGGGATCATCAAAACTTACACCCATCACATAGTTTACAATGCCGTCAACTAGAGTACTTTTTCCCGAACCAGTTGCACCAACAAGCATTATCGTCTTTTCAGAGTCTGTCTTTTTAAATTCTCCTGTAATATGCAAATAAAATTggaagtttttctttaaatcttaaaacaaataagaaaatGGTAAACAAAGACCCATTCAAATCGTACCAAGAATAACCTGTTTTGTTTTTGCGTCAGGATTTCGTGAGTCTTTTAACTCTTCCGCCaaaagttgatatttttttggATTTCCATTGGCAACTTCCTTGGCAAACCCGAGTAAATGTGTCGCTAGAGACTCGGTTGTACGCACATCATCACTTGCGGGCCCGTATTTTCCTTCCTGGTCTTGAAATACTCTTCGAACTTGAaatatgtaatttgtatttGCCATTAATCCGGTAATAGTAATTTTATTCTGATCAACGTCAGTCTCAGCGAATTTCCATTTTTCTTGACCGTTCTTTGATTTATAGCGAATTTGGTAATAATCAACTTTTTTTGCAGATTTTTCCCAGCAAAGATCAACAGAGTCCGAAAAAATTCTCGATGGACTAGCAATAGGTTTCCCAGGGGTCTAcggtaaaaaataaatgaatctgtaaatttgcataaatatattttacggATTGTCGTATTTGATATTACCGATATCAACAAATATCAACCAGCGTTTTActcactacatgtacatataacttGTACTGATTTAGACGGTATATCTTAAAACTCCTATAAAAATAAGGTTCAAGTGACCTATCCTGAGAGACTGTTGTCCCTCGTCCGTCTCACTTTCTCTCCGTTTTTCTGTCCGTCTCTctgtaaaaatttctttttttccttcttaAAACCACTGAGACAAAactataatttgatacaaagcaGAAAAATATACCTCTGATTTAAAGATATTACCACTCGTGCACACATTGAAGCCTTACAACAGATATGTAATTCCTATCGTACGCCAACTTTACAACATTCTACAAACTAATGAGAAAATGTTCGAAGTGCTgaaaaatataagttaaatacaaaattactGTCAACAGTAAAATATAGCCCAAAGAATCTCTGATGGATACTTTGCAAGTCCTCTTTTCTACAGCGTCAGTTATATTCGGTCAGTAAGTGTAATTATCTCCGTTGTGGAACTTGCCGATACATAAAAATCGGAAATTCGTACAATTTCGGGAACAAGGACTTTATTATTCATGCGAACGGGTCATGGGCAtctaacaatattattttagtaAACAACATTAACTGTAGCGGATGCAAAGAATTTTATATAAGAGAAACTGGAACAAATATACGCACCCGCACCTGCATACGTATACACGAACAGCACATTAAACAACCCGAATACAGAAATTTAAACTTAGAAAACATCGTGATATTTGTGACCACAgacaatttacaatttttatatcatgTAAACATTATATAGATAATCCTGTTGAACAAcggaaaaaaaagtaaaacacatTTAATGAAGTCACTATCACCTTTGTTAAATAGTTTTATATAGACTGTATCATCgcctttttttattatactaagTATTTGACTTTTATGACTCGATTTCTTGATTGTTTCCTAAATAAGTATATGCAAGGGAATTTCAAAGtgatgtgggttttttttaatgatgataatGTTATGTAGATACAAGCtctattgaataaggtttctgaTTTAAGGAAGTTAAACAGTCATTGACTTCTAAAAGATTAAGTAAAGATGTTTTGCTGAAATCCCATAGCAAAATCTTTTTTCCCTTGGGTTTTATTTAGCTTGGATATAAGGTTCGacgcaatattttttttattaataaatgtccCCTTCTTAGTTGATCTGTGAGACAACAGTGTGAGATATTTTTGTCTTACATTGTGTGTGGCCTCAACAATGGaagcctttttttattttcttagacACAAGCTTTTTGGAGCTTTTATCAATAGCTTTTGCAGTATAAtcttcgggggggggggggttaattctTCATACATACAATCTTGATCACTAGCAAAATCAGAACTGGTCACGCACGCGCTTAGACCTCTAATCTTGCAGAGTTTGATCTATAACATACAGATCAAAGGGGTGCACATTCAAGGTGTTCATAACGTTAAGGCTGCAAGAGAGATTCttaagttaaaataaaacaaaaaaaaaacaatatatagttgttgactggggtcgagggctacatttgatctgtcggaccgacTCATCAGCTGTTGTCCGAGACACAGTCTACGACTGTTCTGCCATGCCTCTTCTAATCAATAACTCGTTTTTGTggaatgtgacgtcaccggCCAACAGTCTTTTTTAGCAGTCGATCGATTTTAAGGACGAATGCTACACCAAAACTTATTTTATGGATCGTTAGAGTATAATTTCTGAACCAAGATTGCGTTGTTCAAATAATGACATATGTCCTTATTTTTTTATacgaattttgttttatatttttttcgaaAAGGTGTAAAATCTGTTTTGTTTGCAAGTAATGCACTGTAGAATTTAAAATTAGATGTGAATAAATGCATAATATTAATATCTAATAAACCATGACCAGTAATGTCAACaagatgttttgaattttttttaataaaaaattatttttgtaaataaaaacatattttgttaataattttccAACCTATGGATAAAATCTTTTAAGGAGACGTTTTTATGGAGAAGAAATATAagacaataatatttttaaaaagaaattgaatcaaattggcgtaattttagaaatattgcttattttaaaatttgaccgATCCCGATAAAAACAAACTGATACCGATTTAAATTGccaataaaaaaaaggaaaatcaaCAAACGTTCTTCATGTTAAgagaaaaaatcaattaaatgtttaaatgtgcTTCTAATTTACAAACCATATTACAACCAAAATCCTAGTTTTTGggtgaaaatgttatatattttatttttctatcattCAATTCGGGATCGGTTTATTTTCGATCGGGTGTGgttcaattatgaaaatttgtcatatatcttaaaagtcatttatttgattcaatttctttttaaaatgattgccTTACATTTCTTTTGTAAAGAACATGGAAAATTTTATCGACAGGTTTGAAAAGTATTATCAgaagttttttattttcataaatatttttttttattaaaaaaaattaaacgtcACATTGTCATTACTGGACATGAtttattagatatttattttatacatttattcacATCATATTTGTTATTCTACAGTGCGTTTCTTGCTAccaaaaaagattttctactttttcgttaaaaatacaaaaacaaattgtaCAAAACAAATTAAGGGCATATATCCGTCTTTAAACAACGCGATCTTGCTTAAGAAATGATACTCTAATGATCCatcaaatacaattttgttGTAGCATTCCACTTTAACAGTTTCAATCAAACAGTTTCAGTCCAACAATCAAAATACTGGATTTTTTCGGATAGAGTTATATAataactgttttacaggggtataacaataATAGCGAATACAAAGCAACTGGTGTGTAATCCGATTATGACCCTAAAACTCAATTTAACAAAGTAAATAAGCGGAAACAAATCCACTGAAGAAGTAAAGCGTGGTCATCTTTTTTATTACTAAAACGaaacgtttttgtttttatagttggcatttttatacataatttaaaaaaaaaatgcaattttcatttgaaaatttatacaattaCGTACTTTCTAAAAAGTTTGTGgaatcaaatttttgaagtaACGCTTCTTAAAACGATTTTAAATCCTTTTTGGTATGCGCGTATTTAACGTTGGTATTTAAAGTTAATTCTTGTTTTTTGTTAAGGATAGTGAGCAAAATTTAATCTAATTGAAaggcattttaaaattaaaatcaaagtattaaAGTACgaacgggagttgattttatcgattattattaattttaaaatcaacgatatgttattttgcatggcaagtagtttctaatctgtatttgaattacgcacatttttaaaatatgaattctcgaacttttccgactagaatttcgagaaaactccatatgaatcatctatcgaaatatttctaaaaattgtacacatgTCTGGATCCAATCAATATTGAATATTAGATAATATTATGAATATTAGATATTGATAATTATCTAATATAgtatcgttcaaccagacgctcggctgtcgccTTTAATCTTC from Magallana gigas chromosome 9, xbMagGiga1.1, whole genome shotgun sequence includes these protein-coding regions:
- the LOC117685378 gene encoding uncharacterized protein yields the protein MANTNYIFQVRRVFQDQEGKYGPASDDVRTTESLATHLLGFAKEVANGNPKKYQLLAEELKDSRNPDAKTKQVILGEFKKTDSEKTIMLVGATGSGKSTLVDGIVNYVMGVSFDDPYRFTLIQLEKEENKMENQAVSQTEWITVYKIMPRAGSRLEYSLNIIDTPGFGDTRGIERDQRTIGQIRELFSKTGAKGVTYLDAVCFIVKAPDARLTVSQKYIFSAIMSLFGKDIESNICTLITFADGADPPVLASLKEADLPFGSNFQFNNSALFAENTNIPKTSLSPMFWKMGCTSFKIFFDTISKFKTRSLTLTKAVLDEREEIKTILSAILPQVKAGLTKLSELRDELEIFKKHKNDIESNKDFEYEVEETKQMLVNLDQGHHVTNCLQCNFTCHDDCKIADDDNKSGCAAMKDGYCTVCIKKCIWKEHKNARYKFIYVTDKIKKTYTEMKQKYEKAIGSKLTHESFIANLSKDVEHLFAYVNGMMTKMNNCKSRLKEIALRPDPLSTVEHLDQMIQAEDMERHQGYQRRIEMLNEFKHMAEIDKDFEKFGANYLSARMEIQSIGIPADAIVDDGEHNPQGGIINLIKRIFSSPFQSDREKEKKKLKKNS